The Agromyces sp. G08B096 DNA window ATGCCTCCGGCTCCGACGACGTCGTCCGCATCGGCGTCGTGGGCAAGGGCGACCCCCAGTGGGCCGCGTTCGAGGAGGCCGCGGCCGACGAGGGCATCACCATCGAGATCGTCGACTTCGGCGACTACGCCCAGCCGAACCCCGCCACGACCGAGGGCGAGCTCGACCTCAACCAGTTCCAGCACATCGTCTACCTCGCCGACTACAACGTGTCGGCCGGTGAGGACCTCACCCCGATCGGCTCGACCGCGATCTACCCGCTCGGCCTCTACTCGACGAAGTACGACTCCGTCGACGACATCCCCGACGGCGAGACGGTCGCCGTGCCGAACGACGCCTCGAACCAGGCCCGTGGCCTCCTCGTGCTGCAGTCGGCCGGCCTCATCGAGCTGAAGAGCGGCGGCACGATCTTCTCCGACCTCGCCGACGTCGACGAGGCGAAGTCGAAGGTCAAGGTCACCGCGCTCGAGGCCTCGCTCACGCCCACGTCGCTGCCCGACGTCGCCGCGGCGATCATCAACAACGACTTCGTCGGCGACGCGGGGCTCTCCTTCGACGACGCGATCGCGCAGGACGACCCCGAGGACCCGAACGCGCTGCCCTACGTCAACATCTTCGCCACCCGCGCGGAGGACAAGGACAACGAGACCTACCTGAAGCTCGTCGAGATCTTCCAGACCGACCCCGAGGTGCAGGCCGGCCTGCTCGAGGCCTCCGGCGACACGGCGGTCGCGGTGACTACCCCGGTCGCCGACCTCGAGGAGTCCCTCGCCAAGGTCGAGGCCGACACGAAGGCCGCGAAGGGCTGACCAGTCCGATCGCTCGTTCGAGCGATCGCCGCACGAACGGGCGGTGGCGTCGGGATCCGGCCCCACCGCCCGTCGGTGCGTGTGAGGTCGGTGCGTGAGAGAAGGAGCATCCAGATGGCGCTCGTCGCCCTGAAGAACGTCACCAAGACGTACCCGCCGAGGGCCAAGGGCGGGCACGAGGTCGTCGCCGTCGACGACGTCACCCTCGAGGTCGAGGCGGGCGACGTGTACGGCATCATCGGCTACTCGGGTGCCGGCAAGTCCACGCTCGTGCGGCTCGTGAACGCCCTCGAGCCGGCGACCTCGGGCAGCATCCGCGTCGACGGCCGGGAGATCACCGGCCTGCCGGAGCGCGAGCTGCGCGGCATCCGGCTCGGCATCGGCATGATCTTCCAGCAGTTCAACCTGTTCAACTCCAAGACGGTGCACGCGAACGTCGCCTACCCGCTGCAGGTCGCCGGATGGTCGAAGTCCGAGATCGCCGCCCGCGTCGCCGAGCTGCTCGAGTTCGTGGGCCTGCGGGACAAGGCGCGGAACTACCCCGACCAGCTCTCGGGCGGGCAGAAGCAGCGCGTGGGCATCGCCCGCGCGCTCGCCACGTCGCCCCGGCTGCTGCTCGCGGACGAGGCCACGAGCGCGCTCGACCCCGAGACGACGCAGGAGGTCCTCGACCTGCTGAAGCGGGTGAACCGGGAGTTCGGGGTCACGATCATCGTGATCACCCACGAGATGGACGTCATCCAGTCGATCGCCACGAAGGTGGCCGTCATGGACGGGGGCCGAGTCATCGAGAACGGCGACGTGTTCGACGTCTTCTCCGACCCGCAGAACCCCTCCTCGAAGCGGTTCGTGTCGACGGTGATCAAGGGGGTGCCCTCGCCCGCCGAGCTCGCGGTGCTGCGCGAGCGCCACGAGGGGCGGATCGTGACGATCTCGTTCCGCGACGGCGACGCGTCGCAGGCGCAGGTCTTCCTCGAGCTCGCGAACGCGGGCCTCGACTTCGAGCTGGTCTACGGCGGGATCAACGACATCCAGGGCCGCGCCTTCGGGCACCTGACCCTCGCGATCCGAGGTGCGGCGAGCTCGATCGACGCCGCGCTCGCCTCGATCGCCGACCGCGCCGACGTGACGGAGGCCCGCTGATGGATCGCCTGTTCGAGCTCGGCAGCGAGTTCTGGGTCGCCGCCGCCGAGACGCTGTACATGGTGGCCCTCACGCTCCTCATCGGCGGCTTCTTCGGGCTGCTGCTCGGGATCGTCCTCTACTCGACGAGACCCGGCAGCCTGCTGTCGAACCGGCCTGTGTTCACCATCGTGAACGTCGTCATCAACTTCTTCCGGCCGATCCCGTTCATCATCTTCCTCGCGGCGATCCAGCCGCTCGCGCGGTACGTGATCGGCGTCGGCATCGGCAACAACGCGCTGATCTTCTCGCTGTCGATCGCGTCATCGTTCGCGATCGCGCGGATCGTCGAGCAGAACTTGATCACCGTGTCGCCGGGCGCGGTCGAGGCGGCGCGCGCGATGGGTGCCGGGCCGTTCCGCATCCTCCGCACCGTCGTGATCCCCGAGGCGCTCGGCCCGCTCATTTTGGGGTACACCTTCGTGCTCGTCGCGATCGTCGACATGACCGCGATGGCGGGCTTCATCGGCGGCGGCGGGCTCGGCAACTTCGCCCTCGTCTACGGGTACCGCCAGTTCGAGCCGGCGATCACGTGGGCCGCGCTGCTGCTCATCGTGGTGTTCGTGCAGGGGCTGCAGTTCTTCGGCAACTGGCTCGCGCGGAAGGTGCTGCGGCGCTGAGCCGCGGCCGCCGGCACCCGCGCCGACGGCCCGGCAGACGGATGCCCCGGACCGCTCGGTCCGGGGCATCCGTGTCGATCGACGGGGTCAGTGGCCGCTGCCGACTCCGGTGAGCTCGTTCGGGACGTGCGGCAGCTCCGCCGTGCGGACGACCTCGGCGGCCTCCAGGTCGACGACGTGCACCGCGGATGCCTCGGGGTCGGTGACGAGCACGCGGTGGCCGTCGACCGTGATCGTCGGCCGTGGCGACTGCCAGTCCATGGGCTCGGTCCACGGCTCGACCACGGGGATCCGGTTCACGACCGCGCCGGTCGCGGGGTCGATGACGTGGATGGCGCCGTCGGTGCCGAGGACGAGGGCCTCACCGTGGGCGCCGCGCGCCAGGGACCGGAACGTGTAGCTCGTGCCGAGGTCGACGAGGCGGAGGGCGGTCGCGGGATCCGCGCTCGCCGTGTCGATGAGCGCGATGCGCGTGGGACGCTCGAGTTCGGCGTCGGGGTCGGTCTTGTAATCGCCGAGGACCACTGACGACTCGGGGCTGCCGGCCTGGTTGCCGATGCGGCCGTAGGCGTCGGGGGCGGCGATCTTCGTGAACGCGCCGTCGCGCCAGACGACGGCGCCGTCTTCGCAGCCGAGCACGACCACGCCGCCGGCCGCGACGGTCTCGCCGTGCACGCCGGGGCAGGCGTCGGTGCGGGCGATCTCGGCGCGGTCGGCGTCGAGCACGATCGCCCCCGAGCGGGAGTCTTCGGTGCCGACCGTGGTGAGCAGGCCGCCGTCCTCGAGGGCGACGGCGACGCCGTGGTGGGCGGCGGCGCTGCGGTACGTCTCGGTGTCGACATCGTCGACGGCGTCGGCGTTGCGGAGGTCGTCGGACTCGAACAGGGCCACCTCGCCCGTGCCGTCGGCGAAGAGGGCGGTCGTGCCAGCGTGCACCGTGACGTGGCCGGGGTGCTCGGCGGGGAACACGAGATCGGTGAGCTCCGGCGCCTCGGCGTAGAAGTGGTCGTGGTCGCCGTGCTCCTCGACGGTCACGCCGGTGTCGAGCACGCGGAAGCCCTCGTCGGTCGAGACGAAGACGCGGCGGCCGTCGCCCGCGGGGTTCACGCGGAGGAAGCCCTCCGCGGGCAGGTCGGCGACGACCTCGAGCGTGTCGCCCTCGAGGACGAGCACACCGCCGTCGTAGGTCGCCACGAGGCGCGTGGCGGCGACCTCGGTCTCGCCCGTCGTGTCGGTGCCGGAGCCGGATGCGGTGGAGGGCTCGGCGCGGCCGCCGGCGCAGGCGGTGAGCGCCAGAGCGAGCGCGGCGGCGCCGGCGCTCGCCGCGAGGAAAGTGGTCGGTCGGGATCGTCGGATTGCGGTCATGGCGGCCACCGTATCGTTAACGATAATCATTCTCAAAACGGCGCCGGCACGAATTCGGCCGACCCCCGCGTTCCACGAGACGGCGGTGCGCTCAGTCGAACCCGAGGCTGAGCTTGCGGAGAAGTCCCGCGAGCCGCTTCTGCTCGGCCGCGGGCAGGGTCTGCAGCAGCTCCGCCTCCGCGTCGACGAGCCGCGTGATGGCCGCATCGACCCGGGTGAGCCCCGCCCCGCTCATCTCCACGAGGATGCCGCGGCCGTCGCGCGGGTCGGTCTGCCGGGTCACGAGACCCCGCTCGACGAGCCGGTCGATGCGGTTGGTCATCGTGCCGCTCGAGACGAGCGTCTGCTGCAGCAACGACTTCGGCGACAGCCGGTACGGCGAGCCCGCCCGGCGCAGCGCCGACAGCACGTCGAACTCCCACGACTCCAGCTCCGACCGGGCGAACGCCTGCTTCCTCGCCCGGTCGAGGTGCTTCGAGAGGCGGGCGACGCGCGAGAGCACCTGCAGCGGCGCGAAGTCGAGATCGGGTCGCTCGCGCTCCCAGTCCTCGACGATGCGGTCCACCTCGTCTGCTTCGGTCACCCGTTCATTATGGTCGCGCCGGAGCGGTGGAGCGGGATGCCGCGGCCCGCGGCATCCCGTCGCCGCATGGCAGACTTGAGGGCGCGCGAGCGGCGGGTCGACCCGCCCGGCCCGCGCGGTCCGCCATGGTGTAACGGCAGCACGACAGCCTTTGGAGCTGTGAGGACCAGGTTCGAATCCTGGTGGCGGAGCATGACCGATGAGAAGCTCGCGATCGTCGTCCTCGCCGCAGGGCAGGGCACCCGCATGAAGTCCGCCCTGCCCAAGCTGCTGCACCCGCTCGCCGGAGCGCCGATCGTGGCGCACGTGCTCGCCACCGCCCGCGCCCTCGACGCCGCCCGGGTGCTCGCCGTCGTCCGCCACGAGCGCGACCTCGTCGCCGCCGCCGTCGAGGCCGAACTGCCCGGCACGGTCATCGTCGACCAGGACGACGTGCCCGGCACGGGCCGCGCCGTCGAGCTCGCGCTCGACGCCCTCGGCGACTTCGACGGCGAGGTGCTCGTGCTGAACGGGGACGTGCCGCTGCTGAACGCCGACACCCTCGCCGGGTTCCTCGCGCAGCACCGCGGCACGGGCGTCGCGGCATCCGTGCTGTCCGCGCACTACGCCGACCCGAGCGGCTACGGGCGCATCGTGCGCTCCGGCGACGGCGCCTTCGACCGCATCGTCGAGCAGAAGGACGCCTCCGAGGCCGAGCTCGCACTCGACGAGATCAACGCCGGCATCTACGCGTTCGGCGCCGGGGCACTCCGCGACCAGCTCGCGAACCTCACCACCGACAACGCGCAGGGCGAGAAGTACCTCACCGATGTCATCGGGCTGCTCCGCGCGGCCGGGTCCGAGGTCGAGGCGCTGCCCGTGTCCGAGCCGTGGCTCGTCGCGGGCATCAACGACCGCGCCCAGCTCGCCGAGACCGCCGCCCGGCTGAACGCGCTCATCGTGCGCGGCTGGCAGCTGAACGGCGTCACGATCGAAGACCCGGCGACGACCTGGATCGACCTCGCCGTGCGCATCGAACCCGACGTCACGATCCGCCCGGGCACCCAGCTGAAGGGCGCGACCGCGATCGCCACCGGCGCCGTCGTCGGCCCCGACACGACCCTCGTCGACTGCGAGATCGGCGCGAACGCCGAGGTGAAGCGGACCGACGCCACGCTCGCCGTCATCGGCGAGGGCGCGTCGGTCGGCCCGTTCGCCTACCTGCGCCCCGGCACCGTGCTGGATGCCTCGGGCAAGATCGGCACCTTCGTCGAGACGAAGAACGCCCGCATCGGCCGCGGCAGCAAGGTGCCCCACCTGTCGTACATCGGCGACACCGAGATCGGCGTCGAGTCCAACGTCGGCGCCGGCTCGATCACGGCCAACTACGACGGCGTGAACAAGCACCGCACCAGCATCGGATCGCACGTCCGCACGGGCTCGCACGGCGTCTTCGTCGCGCCCGTTACGATTGGAGACGGCGCGTACACGGGAGCCGGCACGGTCGTCCGAAAGGATGTCCCCGCCGGGGCGCTCGCCATCAACGTCGCGCCCCAGCGCAACATCGAGGGTTGGGTCGAGCAGCACCGCTCGGGCACCGCGGCCGCGGAAGCGGCAGCGGCGGCACGGGAGGCCCGGGAGACCGACGTCGACTGACACCGGAGCCGGTGGGAAAAGGACAGCACATATGTCGGGAATCGAGACCACCGGATCCAAGAGGCTCGTCCTCGTGTCGGGGCGGGCGCACCCCGCCCTCGCCGAGCAGATCGCGGCCGAGCTCGGCAGTGAGCTCGTGCCGACCGATGCGCGCACCTTCGCCAACGGTGAGATCTACGCCCGGTACGACGAGTCGGTGCGCGGCGCCGACGCGTTCGTGATCCAGTCGCACACCTCGCCGATCAACGAGTGGCTCATGGAGCAGCTCATCATGATCGACGCGCTGAAGCGCGCGTCTGCCAAGCGCATCACCGTGGTCTCCCCGTTCTACCCCTACGCCCGGCAGGACAAGAAGGGCCGCGGCCGCGAGCCCATCTCGGCCCGCCTCGTCGCCGACCTGTACAAGGCGGCCGGCGCCGACCGCATCATGTCGATCGACCTGCACGCGGCGCAGATCCAGGGCTTCTTCGACGGTCCCGTCGACCACCTGTTCGCAATGCCCGTGCTGCTGAACCACTTCAAGGAGCAGCTCGATCCCGCGACGCTCACCGTCGTCTCGCCCGACATGGGCCGGGTGCGGGTCGCCGACATCTGGAGCGACAAGCTCGGCGCGCCGCTCGCGATCATCCACAAGCGCCGCGACCCGCTCGTGCCGAACCAGGTCTCCGTGCACGAGATCGTCGGCGACGTGCACGGCCGGGTGTGCCTGCTCGTCGACGACCTCATCGACACGGGCCGCACCATCGTCAAGGCCGCCGAGGCGCTGAAGGCGAACGGTGCGATCGGCGTGGTCGTCGCCGCCACCCACGCGGTCTTCTCCAACCCGGCGACCGAGATCCTCCAGTCCGACTTCATCGACGAGGTGGTCGTCACCGACACGCTGCCGATCGCCGAGGAGAAGCGCTGGGACCGCCTCACGATCCTGCCCATCGCGCCGCTGCTCGCGCGGGCGATCCACGAGGTCTTCGAAGACGGCTCGGTGACGAGCATGTTCGACGGCGCCGCGTAGGAGTCCGCATGTCGCAGGCCATCACGACCCCGCGCCCCTGGCTCGCGAGCTACGCCGATGGCGTCCCGCACGACATCGACGATCCCACCGGGTCGCTGTACGACCTCATCCGGGAGTCCGTCCAGGCCTACCCCGACCGGCCGGCGCTCGAGTTCTTCGGCCGCACGACGACGTACGCCGAGCTCGGCGCCGAGATCGAGCGGGTCGCAGAGGGCCTGCGCATCCTGGGCGTGCAGAAGGGCGACCCCGTCGCGCTCGTGCTGCCGAACTGCCCGCAGCACATCGTCGCGTTCTACGCGGTGCTCCGGCTCGGCGGCATCGTGGTCGAGCACAACCCGCTGTACACGCCGCGCGAGCTCCGGCACCAGTTCGAAGACCACGGCGCGCGCATCGTGATCGCCTGGGACAAGGTCGTCGACACCGTCCAGGCCTTCCCAGCCGACGTCCGGGTGCAGGAGATCGTCTCGGTCGACGTCACGCGGGCCATGCCGTTCGGCACTCGGCTCGCCCTGCGGCTGCCGATCGCGAAGGCGCGCGAGTCGCGCGCGGCGCTCACGACGAAGGTCCGCGGCACCACGCGCTGGGAGGAGCTCGCCCGCTCGGAGCCCATCGATCCGCACATCATCGCGCCCGAGGCATCCGATGTCGCGCTGATCCAGTACACCAGCGGCACGACCGGCAGCCCCAAGGGGGCGACGCTCACGCACGCGAACCTGCTGGTGAACGCCGCGCAGGCGCGCGCGTGGGTGCCGCAGGTGCCGCGGGGCAACGCCGTCGTGTACGCGGTGCTGCCGATGTTCCATGCGTACGGGCTGACGCTCTGCCTCACCTTCGCGATGAGCATGGGCTCGCGGCTCGTGCTGTTCCCGAAGTTCGAGCCCGACCTCGTGCTGAAGGTCGTGAAGCGGCATCCCGCGACATTCCTGCCCGCGGTGCCGCCCATCTACGACCGGCTGACGAAGGCCGCCGCCGCCGAGGGCGTCTCGCTCGAGGGCATCGAGATCGCCATCTCGGGTGCGATGCCGCTCTCGGCCGAGGTCGTCGAGCCGTGGGAGGCCGCCACCGGGGGCTATCTCGTCGAGGGCTACGGGCTCTCGGAGTGCTCGCCGGTGCTCATGGCGAACCCGGTCGCGCCGAACCGGCGCGCCGGCACCGTCGGCTTGCCGCTGCCGTCGACCGAGTGCCGGGTCGTCGACCCCGACGATCCGATGACGGATGTCGCGCCCGGCGCCGAGGGGGAGCTCGTAGTCCGCGGGCCGCAGGTGTTCACGGGCTACTGGAAGAAGCCCGAGGAGACCGAGGCGGTCTTCGTGGCCGACCCCGACGGCGGTGCGCCGTGGTTCCGCACCGGCGACATCGTGTCGATCGACGCCGACGGCTTCGTGCGCATCGTCGACCGCATCAAGGAGCTCATCATCACGGGCGGCTTCAACGTCGCCCCGAGCGAGGTCGAGGAGGCGATCCGCCAGCACCCCGACGTCGAGGACGTCGCCGTCGTGGGCCTGCCCGACGAGCACTCGGGCGAGCGGGTGGTCGCGGTCGTCGTGTCCCGCGAGGGCGCGACGTTCGACGAGGCCGCGATCCGGGCGTTCGCGCGCGACGGGCTGGCCGCGTACAAGGTGCCGAAGCGGGTCGTGCAGGCCGACGACCTGCCGCGCTCGCTCATCGGCAAGGTGCTGCGGCGCGAGGTGCGCAACTCCCTCCTGAACGGCTGACGGTGGCCTTCCTGTCGCCCGACACCGCGGCCGCGCTCGAGCGGCTGGCAGCGCTCGAGCGAGGCGGCGCGGTCGACCCGCTCGACCGGCTGCGAGGCATCCGGGAACTCGCCGTCGCGTTGGAGGCAGACCCGGCCGCGCTCGACGCCGCCAGGGACGCGCTCGCGAGCGGCGCCGACTGGGAGACGATCGGGAAGGCGGCGGCGCTCAGCGCCTCGGCGGCCAAGTACCGCTGGGCGGGCGACGATGCCGCGATCGCCGAGCGCCAGGAAGCGAGCCGCCGGCGGAAGCGCGATCGGCCGTCGAGCCGGCCCACCGACCTGCCGGGGCTCTCGGTGTCGGAGGCGGCGGCGAAGCTCGGGGTGACGCCGCAGGCGATCTACCAGCGGGTCTCGCGCGGGCTGCTGCGCGCCGAGACCGTGCAACTGCCCGACGGGCGCACGTACAAGCGGGTCTTCCCCGACGAACCCGTCGACGGGGGCGCGGCGGGCTGACGCCACGGCGAGCACGGGCGGCCGTGTGCGACGTCAGACGCCGCGCTCGCCGGGAAGCGGCGCCGCCGGCACCGACGGCACGAGGCCGAGGTTCGCGATCACCCGGTCGCCGCCCGGCCGTTCGGCGGTGCAGATCCAGCCGGGGCCGGCCGGCCCGAAGACCTCGAACGACACACGTGAGCCGGTGGCGTGGTCGTCGAATCGTGCCACGGTGATCCGGCAGGCGCGGTCGGCCGAGCTCTGCGCGACGGCGGCGAGCGACAGCACGAGGGGGGCGACCATCGCGACGAGCGCGACGACGACGACCCAGCGGAGCATCCGCTGACGGCGGGCGCCGCGCACCGGACCGGCCGCGTCGTCGGCGCCGTCGTCGGGACCGCCCGGCGCGAGCTCGGGCGGCAGCCCGCCGCCGCTCACGTCGCGCTCCGTTCGACGAGCACCGAGGCGACGCCGCCCGCGGCGGCGAGCACGGCGGCGGCCGTCACCCCGGCGAGGGCGCCGCGCGGCGGCGTGATGGTCAGCTCGGCGCCCGCGAGCTGGCGACGGCGGACCGCCGCGATCACGACGACCGCGCCCGCAGTGCCGAACAGCAACACGCCCACCGCCACGAGCCACGGCTCCCCGGCCACGAGGCCGGCCCGCAGCGACAGCAGCGCGTTGGCCGCGACGGCGAAGGCGGTACGGCTCCACGACAGGGCCGTGCGCTCGGGTTGGAGACCCGGGTCGGCGGTCGCGGCGAGGCGGAAGGGCGGCATGGCGACGGATCAGCTCGGCAGGAGGAGGAAGACCGTGAGGACCGCGGCCGTCACGAGGCAGACCACGGCGAGCACGACGATCACCCAGCTGTACGGCAACGGGCGTCCGTGGCGGATCGCGATCTCGTTCGCACGCCACCTCGTATACGCGAGCACGCTGAGGATCGCCGCCATCACGCCGAGGACGACCGCGAGGATCACGACGGCCGAGCGCGGCCCGAGCCCGACGGTGAACTGGTGCAGCAGCACGCCGCCCGCGAGCAGCGCGAGCGC harbors:
- a CDS encoding long-chain-fatty-acid--CoA ligase, with the translated sequence MSQAITTPRPWLASYADGVPHDIDDPTGSLYDLIRESVQAYPDRPALEFFGRTTTYAELGAEIERVAEGLRILGVQKGDPVALVLPNCPQHIVAFYAVLRLGGIVVEHNPLYTPRELRHQFEDHGARIVIAWDKVVDTVQAFPADVRVQEIVSVDVTRAMPFGTRLALRLPIAKARESRAALTTKVRGTTRWEELARSEPIDPHIIAPEASDVALIQYTSGTTGSPKGATLTHANLLVNAAQARAWVPQVPRGNAVVYAVLPMFHAYGLTLCLTFAMSMGSRLVLFPKFEPDLVLKVVKRHPATFLPAVPPIYDRLTKAAAAEGVSLEGIEIAISGAMPLSAEVVEPWEAATGGYLVEGYGLSECSPVLMANPVAPNRRAGTVGLPLPSTECRVVDPDDPMTDVAPGAEGELVVRGPQVFTGYWKKPEETEAVFVADPDGGAPWFRTGDIVSIDADGFVRIVDRIKELIITGGFNVAPSEVEEAIRQHPDVEDVAVVGLPDEHSGERVVAVVVSREGATFDEAAIRAFARDGLAAYKVPKRVVQADDLPRSLIGKVLRREVRNSLLNG
- the glmU gene encoding bifunctional UDP-N-acetylglucosamine diphosphorylase/glucosamine-1-phosphate N-acetyltransferase GlmU, with amino-acid sequence MTDEKLAIVVLAAGQGTRMKSALPKLLHPLAGAPIVAHVLATARALDAARVLAVVRHERDLVAAAVEAELPGTVIVDQDDVPGTGRAVELALDALGDFDGEVLVLNGDVPLLNADTLAGFLAQHRGTGVAASVLSAHYADPSGYGRIVRSGDGAFDRIVEQKDASEAELALDEINAGIYAFGAGALRDQLANLTTDNAQGEKYLTDVIGLLRAAGSEVEALPVSEPWLVAGINDRAQLAETAARLNALIVRGWQLNGVTIEDPATTWIDLAVRIEPDVTIRPGTQLKGATAIATGAVVGPDTTLVDCEIGANAEVKRTDATLAVIGEGASVGPFAYLRPGTVLDASGKIGTFVETKNARIGRGSKVPHLSYIGDTEIGVESNVGAGSITANYDGVNKHRTSIGSHVRTGSHGVFVAPVTIGDGAYTGAGTVVRKDVPAGALAINVAPQRNIEGWVEQHRSGTAAAEAAAAAREARETDVD
- a CDS encoding methionine ABC transporter permease, coding for MDRLFELGSEFWVAAAETLYMVALTLLIGGFFGLLLGIVLYSTRPGSLLSNRPVFTIVNVVINFFRPIPFIIFLAAIQPLARYVIGVGIGNNALIFSLSIASSFAIARIVEQNLITVSPGAVEAARAMGAGPFRILRTVVIPEALGPLILGYTFVLVAIVDMTAMAGFIGGGGLGNFALVYGYRQFEPAITWAALLLIVVFVQGLQFFGNWLARKVLRR
- a CDS encoding MetQ/NlpA family ABC transporter substrate-binding protein, encoding MSRRITSRRLTTAIAALATVPLVAALAACASPASGGSDASGSDDVVRIGVVGKGDPQWAAFEEAAADEGITIEIVDFGDYAQPNPATTEGELDLNQFQHIVYLADYNVSAGEDLTPIGSTAIYPLGLYSTKYDSVDDIPDGETVAVPNDASNQARGLLVLQSAGLIELKSGGTIFSDLADVDEAKSKVKVTALEASLTPTSLPDVAAAIINNDFVGDAGLSFDDAIAQDDPEDPNALPYVNIFATRAEDKDNETYLKLVEIFQTDPEVQAGLLEASGDTAVAVTTPVADLEESLAKVEADTKAAKG
- a CDS encoding DUF202 domain-containing protein; translated protein: MPPFRLAATADPGLQPERTALSWSRTAFAVAANALLSLRAGLVAGEPWLVAVGVLLFGTAGAVVVIAAVRRRQLAGAELTITPPRGALAGVTAAAVLAAAGGVASVLVERSAT
- a CDS encoding DUF202 domain-containing protein: MREPAWRREGEDPDYRFTLANERTFLAWIRTALALLAGGVLLHQFTVGLGPRSAVVILAVVLGVMAAILSVLAYTRWRANEIAIRHGRPLPYSWVIVVLAVVCLVTAAVLTVFLLLPS
- a CDS encoding methionine ABC transporter ATP-binding protein; protein product: MALVALKNVTKTYPPRAKGGHEVVAVDDVTLEVEAGDVYGIIGYSGAGKSTLVRLVNALEPATSGSIRVDGREITGLPERELRGIRLGIGMIFQQFNLFNSKTVHANVAYPLQVAGWSKSEIAARVAELLEFVGLRDKARNYPDQLSGGQKQRVGIARALATSPRLLLADEATSALDPETTQEVLDLLKRVNREFGVTIIVITHEMDVIQSIATKVAVMDGGRVIENGDVFDVFSDPQNPSSKRFVSTVIKGVPSPAELAVLRERHEGRIVTISFRDGDASQAQVFLELANAGLDFELVYGGINDIQGRAFGHLTLAIRGAASSIDAALASIADRADVTEAR
- a CDS encoding MarR family transcriptional regulator codes for the protein MTEADEVDRIVEDWERERPDLDFAPLQVLSRVARLSKHLDRARKQAFARSELESWEFDVLSALRRAGSPYRLSPKSLLQQTLVSSGTMTNRIDRLVERGLVTRQTDPRDGRGILVEMSGAGLTRVDAAITRLVDAEAELLQTLPAAEQKRLAGLLRKLSLGFD
- the aztD gene encoding zinc metallochaperone AztD, whose product is MTAIRRSRPTTFLAASAGAAALALALTACAGGRAEPSTASGSGTDTTGETEVAATRLVATYDGGVLVLEGDTLEVVADLPAEGFLRVNPAGDGRRVFVSTDEGFRVLDTGVTVEEHGDHDHFYAEAPELTDLVFPAEHPGHVTVHAGTTALFADGTGEVALFESDDLRNADAVDDVDTETYRSAAAHHGVAVALEDGGLLTTVGTEDSRSGAIVLDADRAEIARTDACPGVHGETVAAGGVVVLGCEDGAVVWRDGAFTKIAAPDAYGRIGNQAGSPESSVVLGDYKTDPDAELERPTRIALIDTASADPATALRLVDLGTSYTFRSLARGAHGEALVLGTDGAIHVIDPATGAVVNRIPVVEPWTEPMDWQSPRPTITVDGHRVLVTDPEASAVHVVDLEAAEVVRTAELPHVPNELTGVGSGH
- a CDS encoding ribose-phosphate diphosphokinase, which gives rise to MSGIETTGSKRLVLVSGRAHPALAEQIAAELGSELVPTDARTFANGEIYARYDESVRGADAFVIQSHTSPINEWLMEQLIMIDALKRASAKRITVVSPFYPYARQDKKGRGREPISARLVADLYKAAGADRIMSIDLHAAQIQGFFDGPVDHLFAMPVLLNHFKEQLDPATLTVVSPDMGRVRVADIWSDKLGAPLAIIHKRRDPLVPNQVSVHEIVGDVHGRVCLLVDDLIDTGRTIVKAAEALKANGAIGVVVAATHAVFSNPATEILQSDFIDEVVVTDTLPIAEEKRWDRLTILPIAPLLARAIHEVFEDGSVTSMFDGAA